In the genome of Methanopyrus kandleri AV19, one region contains:
- a CDS encoding DUF2095 family protein produces the protein MPEDPLRGYEPSVRDYLARCDTDEEALEVLQYLVKRGELDEERASELEREIREKGVRSLVERRHFGYYLERYYDPEERRYRG, from the coding sequence TTGCCGGAAGACCCCCTTCGCGGCTACGAGCCTTCGGTGAGGGATTACTTGGCCCGATGTGACACCGACGAGGAGGCGCTGGAGGTGCTCCAGTACCTGGTGAAGCGGGGTGAGCTGGACGAGGAGCGTGCGTCCGAACTCGAACGGGAAATCCGAGAAAAGGGAGTTAGATCGCTGGTGGAACGCAGGCACTTCGGCTATTACCTGGAGCGCTATTACGACCCGGAGGAACGAAGGTACCGCGGGTGA
- the cofE gene encoding coenzyme F420-0:L-glutamate ligase, translated as MGGLPTLRIEPVPLERKVRPGDDLAELIAESAELEEGDVLAIAHTVVSKAEGALISLDEIEPSPFAKTLAERTGKDPRVVEVILREAESIVRVGPDFIITEVRGGMVCANAGVDESNAPPGYVIVLPEDPDRSARELRRRLRELVGVDVGVIITDTQGRPFREGVVGVAIGASGVPVLADRRGDRDLYGRELKITIVALGDLLASAAELVMGQADEGTPAVIFRGLKPELERFEGPRKARAIIRSPSRDIFR; from the coding sequence ATGGGGGGACTCCCCACGCTTCGCATCGAGCCGGTTCCGCTGGAGAGGAAGGTACGACCCGGAGACGACCTCGCGGAGCTCATCGCGGAGTCCGCGGAGCTCGAGGAGGGGGACGTCCTCGCGATCGCTCACACGGTAGTATCTAAGGCCGAGGGGGCCCTAATTAGTCTCGACGAGATCGAGCCCAGTCCCTTCGCTAAGACCCTCGCCGAGCGGACTGGTAAAGATCCGCGTGTGGTCGAGGTGATCCTTCGGGAAGCGGAGTCCATCGTGCGGGTCGGTCCGGACTTCATCATCACGGAAGTGCGAGGAGGGATGGTCTGCGCCAACGCAGGCGTCGACGAATCGAACGCACCGCCCGGGTACGTGATCGTCCTGCCCGAGGATCCCGATCGCAGCGCCCGAGAACTCCGTCGGCGTCTCCGCGAACTCGTCGGAGTTGACGTAGGAGTCATCATCACCGACACTCAAGGTCGACCTTTCAGGGAAGGGGTTGTCGGCGTAGCGATCGGGGCCTCCGGAGTGCCCGTACTGGCCGACCGGCGTGGGGACCGCGATCTCTACGGTCGCGAGCTGAAAATCACGATCGTAGCGCTCGGTGACCTCCTAGCCTCCGCGGCGGAGCTCGTGATGGGGCAGGCCGACGAGGGTACGCCTGCGGTCATCTTCCGTGGGCTCAAGCCCGAGCTTGAGCGGTTCGAAGGTCCCCGGAAGGCTCGAGCGATTATCCGCTCTCCAAGTAGGGATATATTCAGATGA
- a CDS encoding OB-fold nucleic acid binding domain-containing protein, with translation MSEELSRRYPAVRVPAGELAHSEPTEDGFVTPRGVRFHRALVVGVLSGRYVDEEREFAVITVTDDTGSVDVFAFDECYEPARTLDKWRQIKVIGRPMEPREEGRPVALRAEVIRLTSYSEELFRRLEYELMAGGEVPTVEKPPTLDEAIEMVYKELLEREEETFSREELYEVIRSVVPLADEEFCEKIIKEMEERELLYPMDLPGGKRWSVIETGWGL, from the coding sequence ATGAGTGAAGAACTCTCTCGCAGGTATCCTGCCGTCCGTGTCCCGGCCGGCGAACTGGCGCATTCCGAACCCACGGAGGATGGTTTCGTCACGCCTAGAGGTGTCAGGTTTCACAGGGCTCTGGTAGTCGGGGTGCTCTCGGGACGGTACGTGGACGAGGAGCGGGAGTTCGCAGTGATCACGGTCACCGACGACACGGGTTCCGTCGACGTGTTCGCGTTCGATGAATGCTACGAGCCCGCCCGGACGCTCGATAAGTGGAGGCAGATCAAGGTGATCGGTCGTCCGATGGAGCCACGTGAAGAGGGTCGTCCCGTGGCGCTCAGGGCCGAGGTAATCCGCCTTACGTCGTACTCCGAGGAGCTCTTCCGCAGGTTGGAGTACGAGCTGATGGCCGGGGGCGAGGTACCTACCGTCGAAAAACCCCCGACGCTCGACGAGGCGATCGAGATGGTGTATAAGGAACTGCTCGAGAGGGAGGAGGAAACGTTCTCGAGGGAGGAACTGTACGAGGTCATCCGCTCCGTCGTCCCCCTCGCGGACGAGGAGTTCTGCGAGAAGATCATTAAAGAGATGGAGGAGCGCGAGCTCCTGTACCCGATGGATCTGCCCGGAGGGAAACGTTGGTCCGTGATAGAAACCGGCTGGGGGTTGTAA
- the thrC gene encoding threonine synthase translates to MHYVLECVECGSEFDDDSLVRCPECGGLLEVALRYDEIEVSRSTFEGRRLGVWAFRELLPVNTDDPVTMSEGGTGLHPCPRLGEELGVRELFVKNEGENPTGSFKDRGMTVGVTKAVELGAEVVACASTGNTSASLAAYAARAGLTCAVLLPAGKVALGKLAQALFHGARVIPVNGNFDDALDVVKKLADEGIVYILNSVNPFRLSGQRTIAYEICLQLDWEVPDAVVVPVGNAGNISAIWQGFLDLYRLGIIDELPRMYGVQAEGARPIVEAIRRGKEDIEPDPEPETVATAIRIGNPVNAIKALRAIRCSGGWAVEVSDEEILSAQRELATREGIFVEPASAASIAGLRKFVEEGEIDADERVVCVTTGHGLKDPETVMEVCELPEPVEPDPETIQRLIAE, encoded by the coding sequence TTGCATTACGTCCTGGAGTGTGTTGAATGCGGTTCGGAGTTCGATGATGACTCACTGGTACGGTGCCCCGAGTGCGGAGGACTCCTGGAGGTGGCACTGCGCTACGACGAAATCGAGGTGAGTCGGTCGACGTTCGAGGGTCGTCGCCTCGGCGTATGGGCCTTCCGGGAGCTCCTACCAGTGAACACGGACGATCCCGTCACGATGTCCGAGGGCGGTACGGGCTTACACCCGTGTCCGAGACTGGGCGAGGAGCTCGGTGTTAGGGAGCTGTTCGTGAAGAACGAGGGCGAGAACCCCACGGGCTCCTTCAAGGATCGGGGAATGACCGTGGGAGTTACCAAGGCCGTGGAGCTCGGTGCGGAGGTCGTCGCATGTGCCTCGACGGGCAACACATCGGCCTCGTTGGCCGCCTACGCCGCCCGCGCGGGCCTTACGTGTGCCGTCCTCCTTCCGGCCGGTAAGGTGGCCCTAGGCAAACTCGCTCAAGCCCTCTTCCACGGTGCCCGCGTGATTCCAGTGAACGGCAACTTCGACGACGCCTTGGATGTCGTGAAGAAGCTGGCCGATGAGGGCATCGTGTACATTCTAAACTCCGTGAACCCGTTCCGCCTCTCCGGTCAGCGTACCATCGCGTACGAGATCTGCTTGCAGTTGGACTGGGAGGTCCCCGACGCGGTCGTCGTGCCGGTCGGTAACGCGGGTAACATCAGCGCGATCTGGCAGGGGTTCCTCGATCTCTACAGGCTGGGAATCATCGACGAGCTCCCGAGGATGTACGGAGTACAGGCGGAGGGTGCTCGACCGATCGTCGAGGCGATTCGGCGGGGCAAGGAGGACATCGAACCGGATCCCGAGCCCGAAACCGTCGCCACCGCGATCCGCATCGGTAACCCAGTGAACGCCATCAAGGCTCTCCGTGCCATCCGGTGTTCGGGCGGCTGGGCCGTAGAGGTCTCCGACGAGGAAATACTCTCGGCGCAGCGTGAGCTCGCAACGCGGGAGGGGATCTTCGTGGAGCCGGCGAGTGCCGCCTCGATAGCGGGACTCAGGAAGTTCGTGGAGGAGGGTGAGATCGACGCCGACGAGCGGGTGGTCTGCGTGACCACCGGACACGGTTTGAAGGATCCGGAGACGGTCATGGAAGTGTGTGAGCTGCCTGAACCCGTGGAACCGGATCCCGAGACCATACAGCGTTTAATCGCCGAGTGA
- a CDS encoding THUMP domain-containing class I SAM-dependent RNA methyltransferase yields the protein MTSGVLCTTAPGLEDVCAQELGEITGKSVRENYLGVRGRVLVECSEHEALDLAREINRRSLTVHRAAVLLGGFEIEHRDERGLEEIRERCRELPFERYIHEHDTFGVRPSRLGEHDFTSVDVGAAVGDAVIERIKREEGFRPQVDLDAPSVIVRADVVGDTVIVGVCTTGDRSLHQRGYRVYDHPAALNPVIAQGMLELAGDPDSLIDPTCGGATVPIEALLRDPETEAVGVEKFRTHYEGARLNVLAARVDVELYLADATRLFEEVPELRDREFDAAVFNPPYGLKIANPRVVKTLYRGLARVLSDLVSVVVTVTPRDGWMRAAMEEYGFRLSHDRWVRHGGLDVRLLVFR from the coding sequence TTGACCTCGGGAGTACTGTGCACGACCGCTCCGGGCCTCGAGGACGTCTGTGCCCAGGAACTCGGCGAGATCACCGGAAAATCCGTGCGTGAGAACTACCTCGGCGTACGCGGTCGCGTGCTCGTGGAGTGCTCGGAGCACGAGGCCCTCGACCTCGCCCGTGAGATCAATCGCAGATCCCTTACCGTCCACCGAGCCGCGGTTCTCCTGGGCGGCTTTGAGATCGAGCACCGCGACGAGCGTGGCCTCGAGGAGATACGTGAGCGCTGCCGGGAACTACCTTTCGAGCGTTACATCCACGAACACGATACGTTCGGTGTACGGCCATCGCGGCTCGGAGAGCATGATTTCACCAGCGTGGATGTGGGGGCCGCCGTCGGCGATGCCGTCATCGAGCGGATAAAGAGGGAGGAGGGATTCAGACCTCAGGTGGATCTCGACGCGCCCTCGGTGATCGTCAGGGCCGACGTCGTGGGAGACACCGTCATCGTCGGAGTCTGTACGACCGGTGACCGCTCCCTCCACCAGCGCGGTTACAGGGTATACGACCATCCGGCGGCGCTCAACCCCGTGATCGCTCAAGGCATGCTGGAGCTGGCCGGGGACCCGGACTCTCTCATCGATCCCACCTGCGGTGGCGCCACGGTGCCCATAGAGGCCCTACTCAGGGACCCGGAGACGGAGGCCGTAGGTGTGGAGAAGTTTCGAACGCATTACGAGGGAGCCCGCCTCAACGTCCTGGCCGCCAGAGTCGACGTGGAGCTCTATCTGGCGGACGCGACTCGACTGTTCGAGGAGGTTCCGGAGCTCCGAGATCGCGAGTTCGACGCCGCCGTCTTCAACCCTCCGTACGGCCTCAAGATAGCGAACCCGCGCGTCGTGAAGACGCTCTACCGAGGTCTCGCGCGCGTTCTCTCGGATCTCGTCAGTGTCGTCGTGACGGTGACGCCACGTGACGGTTGGATGCGGGCGGCGATGGAGGAGTACGGGTTCAGGTTGAGCCACGATCGCTGGGTGAGGCACGGTGGTCTAGACGTGAGGCTCCTAGTCTTTCGCTAA
- a CDS encoding ATP-binding protein — protein MEREFEEALRNSKTFLRSIDRVITDYPKWRTVVVDLEEFDEPDIAFAVSDDVVEAMKVVQRVAMELIKKERPDVDRVWVEFRGSPIRLRARDMSVEFKDRLVTVEGIVRRVDNVAAEVVRVEAECPQCGNRFEVRRREYRPDVRCPNCGMRCEPDELFYTDYQLVVLQEAPEHVRGGEQPATVEVEFRYDHINRVRPGDRVRVTAVPRVRLPSSSPRPGDTGEIVLEAHGVERSDSPLPEEDLRFTQDEVERFEELAEGDPLGEFVEAVAPHIHGHEVIKKAVSLQLFSCVEEGQIRERVHVLIVGDPATAKSQILQHVIEHLAPRGVYVSAQHVTGAGLTAAAERTEDGWTLEAGAVVMADGGVIAIDELDKASRGDLNALLEAMESGKISVAKAGITTTLNARCAVLAAANPEAGRWQGGHPIEEINLDPALLSRFDVILFTRDEPDPEQDKLVAERMMEAFDGEFDEIEGKYELLRRYVLYATKEFPNVTISEDAREELRDWFVSARQEAADRIDEGDLRTVPVTRRQMGSVLRLARASARMRLSETVGRGDVSVALSVVEEFMKEVMQEDGVLDADVIETGKPKSVREVREYVLKVVRKLAKKHEDGVPKREIVKAVKHRVSRERVEEILDDLVEEGSLLQPRPGVYLPM, from the coding sequence ATGGAGCGTGAGTTCGAAGAGGCTCTCAGGAACTCGAAAACGTTCCTGAGGTCGATCGACCGGGTGATCACGGACTACCCGAAGTGGCGAACCGTCGTCGTGGACTTGGAGGAGTTCGACGAACCGGACATAGCGTTCGCGGTGTCCGACGACGTCGTCGAGGCGATGAAGGTCGTCCAGCGGGTTGCCATGGAGCTCATCAAGAAAGAGCGGCCGGACGTGGATCGTGTCTGGGTAGAGTTCCGTGGGTCACCGATCCGTCTCCGTGCCCGGGATATGAGCGTCGAGTTCAAGGATCGTCTCGTCACCGTCGAGGGGATCGTTCGTCGCGTGGATAACGTGGCCGCCGAGGTAGTTCGCGTGGAAGCCGAGTGTCCGCAGTGCGGTAATCGGTTCGAGGTCCGTAGGCGCGAGTACAGACCTGACGTGAGGTGTCCCAACTGCGGGATGCGGTGCGAGCCCGACGAGCTCTTCTACACCGACTATCAGCTCGTAGTGCTCCAAGAAGCTCCAGAGCACGTGAGAGGCGGTGAACAACCGGCGACAGTCGAGGTGGAGTTCCGGTACGATCACATCAACCGGGTACGGCCCGGTGACCGGGTGAGGGTTACGGCGGTACCTCGGGTACGACTTCCGTCGAGTTCTCCACGACCGGGTGATACCGGGGAGATAGTCCTCGAGGCCCACGGTGTCGAGAGGTCCGACAGCCCGCTTCCCGAGGAGGACCTCCGGTTCACGCAGGATGAGGTCGAACGGTTCGAGGAACTGGCCGAGGGTGATCCATTAGGTGAGTTCGTCGAAGCGGTGGCGCCCCACATTCACGGGCACGAGGTGATCAAGAAGGCCGTGTCGTTACAGCTGTTCTCCTGCGTGGAGGAGGGTCAGATACGGGAGCGTGTTCACGTTCTCATCGTAGGTGATCCGGCGACGGCGAAGTCCCAGATCCTCCAGCACGTGATCGAGCACCTCGCCCCCCGCGGCGTGTACGTGAGCGCCCAACACGTGACGGGGGCCGGACTCACCGCGGCCGCCGAACGTACGGAGGACGGGTGGACGCTGGAAGCGGGAGCCGTGGTCATGGCGGACGGCGGCGTGATAGCCATCGACGAGCTGGACAAGGCGTCCAGGGGCGATCTGAACGCGCTCCTCGAGGCGATGGAGTCGGGTAAGATCAGCGTCGCGAAGGCCGGTATCACGACGACCCTGAACGCCCGATGCGCGGTCCTGGCGGCCGCCAACCCCGAGGCCGGCCGCTGGCAGGGCGGTCACCCCATCGAGGAGATCAACCTGGACCCCGCCCTCCTCTCGAGGTTCGACGTCATCCTGTTCACCCGAGACGAGCCGGATCCGGAGCAGGATAAGCTGGTCGCGGAACGGATGATGGAGGCTTTCGACGGCGAGTTCGATGAGATCGAGGGTAAGTACGAGCTGTTACGCCGCTACGTCCTGTACGCTACGAAGGAGTTTCCGAACGTCACCATCTCCGAAGACGCCCGGGAGGAGCTTCGAGACTGGTTCGTGTCCGCCCGACAGGAGGCGGCTGATCGGATCGACGAGGGAGATCTACGCACCGTGCCGGTCACACGGCGTCAGATGGGCTCCGTTCTGCGACTAGCCCGAGCTTCCGCCCGTATGCGACTCTCTGAGACAGTCGGTCGAGGGGACGTGTCCGTAGCTCTGTCGGTAGTAGAAGAGTTCATGAAGGAGGTAATGCAGGAGGACGGCGTACTGGACGCGGACGTGATCGAGACGGGTAAACCCAAGTCGGTGCGAGAGGTCCGTGAGTACGTGCTGAAGGTGGTGCGGAAGCTGGCGAAGAAGCACGAGGACGGTGTACCCAAGCGGGAGATCGTGAAGGCGGTTAAACACCGCGTGAGCCGTGAGCGGGTCGAGGAGATCCTGGACGACCTCGTCGAGGAGGGCTCCCTTCTCCAGCCGCGGCCCGGAGTGTACCTCCCGATGTGA
- a CDS encoding TIGR02253 family HAD-type hydrolase: MIKAVLFDVDDTLYPSSKLAEEARRNAIRAMIEAGLETDLSEEELYRELQEVVKEYGSNHPRHFDLLLRRIGADPEPKLVAAAVVAYHDTKFAYLKPYPDVIPTLMQLREMGFKLGAVTSGLAVKQWEKLIRLGIHHFFHEVVISEEIGVEKPNPKIFIEAARRLGVKPEEAVYVGDRLDKDIRGANRAGMVTVRIRRGKYQDMEPRNDDDVPDFEIDRPRELLDVVRELAKD, from the coding sequence ATGATCAAAGCCGTACTGTTCGATGTGGACGACACACTGTACCCGTCCTCCAAGCTGGCGGAGGAAGCGCGTAGGAACGCTATCCGCGCTATGATCGAGGCGGGTTTAGAAACGGATCTGTCGGAAGAGGAGCTGTATCGGGAGCTGCAGGAGGTGGTAAAGGAGTACGGTTCGAACCATCCCAGACATTTCGACCTGTTGCTCAGAAGGATAGGAGCGGATCCGGAACCGAAGCTGGTCGCGGCGGCCGTAGTGGCATACCACGACACCAAGTTCGCCTACTTGAAGCCCTACCCGGACGTGATCCCGACACTGATGCAGCTGCGGGAAATGGGATTCAAGCTGGGAGCGGTCACGAGCGGGCTAGCGGTGAAGCAGTGGGAGAAGCTGATCCGATTGGGTATTCACCACTTCTTCCACGAGGTGGTGATCTCCGAGGAAATCGGCGTGGAGAAGCCCAACCCGAAGATCTTCATCGAAGCGGCGCGCAGATTGGGAGTCAAACCGGAGGAGGCCGTGTACGTGGGAGACCGATTGGACAAGGACATCAGGGGGGCGAACCGCGCGGGGATGGTAACGGTGAGGATCCGGAGGGGCAAATACCAGGATATGGAGCCGAGAAACGACGACGATGTTCCGGACTTCGAAATCGACAGGCCACGGGAGCTACTGGACGTCGTCAGGGAGTTAGCGAAAGACTAG
- the amrB gene encoding AmmeMemoRadiSam system protein B — MERSPAVAGQFYPADPEELRKMIEWCFRHELGPGDLPETNDGPCTLPGVVAPHAGYQFSGPVAAHTYKVLAESGTPETVVILGPNHTGLGSAVATMTDGAWRTPLGSVEIDSEFATALVRKCGVMDDDLTAHANEHSIEVQLPFLQYVYGESFRFVPVCMAMHDLQTAREVGEAIVDVAEELDRNTVVIASTDFTHYEPHDQAQKKDRKVIERITALDEAGMIEIVERYNVSMCGVGPTAATIVAVKAMGASEGELLKYATSGDVSGDYSQVVGYAAIVFRRG; from the coding sequence GTGGAGCGATCCCCGGCCGTCGCGGGTCAGTTCTACCCCGCCGACCCGGAGGAGTTGAGGAAGATGATCGAGTGGTGCTTCCGACACGAGCTAGGACCCGGTGATCTACCCGAGACTAACGACGGTCCCTGTACCTTGCCCGGCGTGGTGGCGCCGCACGCCGGTTATCAGTTCTCGGGACCGGTGGCCGCCCATACGTACAAGGTTCTGGCGGAGTCAGGAACCCCCGAGACGGTGGTGATACTGGGACCGAATCACACCGGGCTTGGGTCCGCGGTCGCCACGATGACGGACGGTGCTTGGCGCACGCCGCTGGGATCGGTGGAGATCGACTCCGAGTTCGCGACCGCGCTGGTACGGAAGTGCGGCGTGATGGACGACGACTTAACGGCCCACGCTAACGAGCACTCCATCGAAGTACAGCTGCCGTTCCTCCAGTACGTGTACGGGGAGAGTTTCCGGTTCGTTCCCGTCTGTATGGCGATGCACGACCTTCAGACCGCGAGGGAAGTAGGTGAGGCGATCGTGGACGTGGCGGAGGAGCTGGATAGGAACACGGTGGTCATCGCGAGCACCGACTTCACGCACTACGAGCCGCACGATCAGGCCCAGAAAAAGGATCGTAAGGTCATCGAACGGATCACGGCCCTCGACGAGGCCGGTATGATCGAGATCGTGGAGCGATACAACGTCAGTATGTGCGGCGTAGGACCGACCGCCGCGACCATAGTGGCGGTCAAGGCCATGGGTGCCTCCGAGGGGGAGCTCCTGAAGTACGCGACCAGTGGAGACGTTTCCGGAGATTACTCTCAGGTGGTCGGTTACGCCGCTATCGTTTTCCGCCGCGGGTGA
- a CDS encoding translation initiation factor IF-2 subunit beta: MVEYDYEELLERAYEQLPEEVLEDRRFEMPKPKVSVEGKTTVIRNFKEISKKLDRDPEHITKYFLKELGTAGHVDGGRLILHGVYHPKLVEEELKNYVEEFVLCPECGKPDTKLVREDRQWILKCEACGAWSSVRRLK, translated from the coding sequence GTGGTCGAGTACGACTACGAGGAACTCCTCGAGCGCGCTTACGAGCAGCTTCCCGAGGAGGTGCTCGAAGATCGCCGGTTCGAGATGCCCAAGCCGAAGGTCTCCGTGGAGGGTAAGACCACGGTCATCCGCAACTTCAAGGAGATCTCCAAGAAGCTCGACCGCGATCCCGAGCACATCACCAAGTACTTCCTGAAGGAGCTCGGTACCGCGGGACACGTCGACGGTGGTAGACTCATCCTGCACGGGGTTTACCATCCTAAGCTCGTCGAGGAGGAGCTTAAGAACTACGTCGAGGAATTCGTGCTATGCCCGGAGTGCGGGAAACCCGACACCAAGCTCGTCAGAGAGGATCGGCAGTGGATTCTCAAATGCGAAGCTTGCGGTGCCTGGTCCTCGGTTCGGAGGCTGAAGTGA
- a CDS encoding DUF424 domain-containing protein, translating into MARVLLNIHGTGDTVVLALCDEDLLGVELKYKGRTLHISEPFYSGKSLEPDRAAKKIREAVQEYEDEKTVAINALGELACSVVVDAGLAREDEIGELGGVPHVQIYILPREPFL; encoded by the coding sequence ATGGCTCGGGTGCTCTTGAACATCCACGGGACCGGAGACACCGTGGTCCTCGCCCTATGCGACGAGGATCTCCTGGGTGTGGAGTTGAAGTACAAAGGGCGCACCCTACATATCTCCGAGCCCTTCTACAGTGGAAAGTCCCTCGAACCGGACCGCGCCGCGAAGAAGATCCGGGAGGCCGTCCAGGAGTACGAGGACGAGAAGACAGTTGCAATCAACGCCCTAGGCGAGCTCGCTTGCTCCGTCGTCGTCGACGCGGGTCTCGCCAGGGAGGATGAGATAGGGGAGCTGGGAGGGGTCCCACACGTCCAGATCTACATCCTCCCGCGGGAGCCGTTCCTTTGA
- a CDS encoding gamma-glutamylcyclotransferase family protein has product MEVYVYVGRGGRQMFLPERDPKEEEEAVFSYKVAESDGALVVTPTEEEPSKDLPPERVFAYGTLTDPEMVVGVLNRLPTIIYPAVLEGYELALEDVGGRYNTIREREGSEVKGALLVGLSDEDIRAIDRYEGYPVLYERERVEVKTSLGSYEAYVYIARE; this is encoded by the coding sequence GTGGAAGTGTACGTGTACGTGGGAAGAGGTGGTCGTCAAATGTTCCTACCGGAGAGGGACCCGAAGGAGGAAGAAGAGGCCGTGTTCTCGTATAAGGTCGCGGAATCCGACGGAGCACTGGTAGTCACTCCGACCGAGGAGGAACCGTCAAAAGACCTTCCCCCGGAGCGTGTCTTTGCGTACGGAACCCTCACTGACCCCGAGATGGTCGTCGGTGTCCTCAACAGGTTGCCTACGATCATCTACCCGGCGGTACTGGAAGGGTACGAGCTAGCGCTTGAGGACGTTGGGGGCCGGTACAACACGATCCGCGAACGGGAAGGATCGGAAGTAAAGGGAGCACTGCTCGTCGGGCTGAGTGACGAGGATATCCGGGCGATAGACAGGTACGAGGGATACCCGGTACTCTACGAGCGCGAACGGGTGGAGGTGAAAACATCCCTGGGTAGTTATGAGGCGTACGTGTACATCGCGCGGGAGTGA
- a CDS encoding DUF2070 family protein, with the protein MARLMRLSFRLPSLRDCVLGWILLLGISALYSPHLTVYVTLPALASFVILLLDRLAKRDVPPNRWPFVGLVYAVPLVLSVPLGTVAVAVTKGVMSTFLTLALLGTVRSGVLRAVPVLAYLVIDSLALATLTGVPLPPLLLASLTGGVVGAAVVAVVDTLTLASLGIRTTDAFGEFLSFKSGRDHSLHSLFRGMETRTRVRVPVRVFAFMTKNGDVKGCFVIPWIHPGPLGDVGGGDLPGRIVRRLLKEGIVPLVFHSTTTHDFNPVDRREAGKIVEETVRLVREAADREGCSVGSAPVRGEETDSVGQILGDRLFLVLSKYPEPSDDIDAATGIALERETGGWVADCHNCFGDPDRGRVYAFSEDFWRLMRDARRISERVEPTPGLRAGFDHADPGLDPETGLGSGGVSVAAVEADGTRTLYVVFDSNSIVRELKEEVERTLRDLAEEVVVCTSDSHEVNPRGYNPLGQIMGRNDKRRLLKAVRCAAEGAIEDLEECEVVPVEGWVKVEVTGPGSFQRLVHSVETTRTVIGVLLPTAFLGVALLSLLFGIRT; encoded by the coding sequence TTGGCCCGTCTTATGCGTTTGTCCTTCCGACTGCCCTCCCTCCGAGATTGCGTCTTAGGATGGATCCTCCTCCTAGGAATCTCCGCGCTATACTCGCCCCACTTGACGGTCTACGTGACGTTACCCGCGCTTGCTTCATTCGTCATCTTACTACTGGACCGTCTCGCTAAGCGGGACGTGCCCCCGAATCGGTGGCCTTTCGTCGGTTTAGTCTACGCGGTACCGTTAGTCCTGAGTGTCCCACTAGGGACCGTCGCAGTCGCCGTCACGAAAGGCGTAATGTCGACGTTCTTGACCTTGGCTCTGCTCGGAACGGTTCGCTCCGGGGTACTCCGGGCGGTTCCCGTGCTCGCGTACCTCGTGATAGACTCGCTGGCCCTGGCTACCTTGACCGGAGTTCCCCTCCCACCACTCCTTCTGGCATCACTCACGGGAGGCGTCGTCGGGGCCGCCGTGGTGGCCGTTGTCGACACACTGACCTTGGCATCACTCGGCATCCGGACAACCGACGCCTTCGGAGAATTCCTGTCCTTCAAATCGGGCCGCGATCACTCCCTGCACTCCCTTTTCAGGGGAATGGAGACTCGAACGCGGGTTCGGGTTCCAGTCCGGGTATTCGCGTTCATGACCAAGAACGGCGACGTGAAGGGTTGTTTCGTGATTCCTTGGATCCATCCTGGCCCGCTGGGTGACGTGGGAGGAGGGGACCTCCCCGGCAGGATCGTGCGACGGTTGCTGAAGGAGGGGATCGTACCCCTCGTTTTCCACTCCACGACAACGCACGATTTCAACCCGGTGGATCGGCGGGAAGCGGGTAAGATCGTGGAAGAGACCGTCAGATTGGTGCGCGAGGCTGCGGATCGAGAGGGTTGTAGTGTAGGTTCCGCTCCGGTCCGCGGGGAAGAGACGGACTCGGTCGGACAAATATTGGGGGATAGACTCTTCCTAGTGCTGTCGAAGTACCCAGAGCCCAGCGACGACATAGACGCTGCCACCGGGATAGCCCTCGAACGCGAGACCGGTGGCTGGGTTGCGGACTGCCACAACTGCTTCGGAGACCCCGATCGTGGGAGGGTTTACGCGTTCTCCGAGGACTTCTGGCGGCTCATGCGGGACGCTCGTAGAATCTCTGAGAGGGTGGAACCGACCCCCGGACTCAGGGCGGGATTCGATCACGCCGACCCAGGCCTCGACCCTGAAACGGGCTTGGGCAGCGGTGGGGTCTCCGTGGCAGCGGTGGAGGCTGATGGAACGCGCACACTATACGTCGTGTTCGACTCGAACAGCATCGTCCGCGAGCTCAAAGAAGAGGTAGAGCGGACGCTACGGGACCTCGCCGAAGAGGTCGTGGTCTGCACGTCTGACTCTCACGAGGTTAATCCCAGGGGCTACAACCCGCTCGGGCAGATAATGGGACGAAACGATAAGAGGAGGTTACTGAAGGCCGTCAGATGCGCGGCCGAGGGGGCGATCGAGGATCTCGAAGAGTGCGAGGTGGTCCCCGTGGAGGGATGGGTGAAGGTAGAAGTCACGGGTCCGGGGAGCTTCCAGCGACTCGTTCACTCCGTGGAGACGACCAGGACGGTGATCGGAGTACTCCTTCCGACGGCGTTCTTGGGGGTGGCCCTTCTTTCGCTCCTATTCGGAATCCGCACGTGA